One Molothrus ater isolate BHLD 08-10-18 breed brown headed cowbird chromosome 11, BPBGC_Mater_1.1, whole genome shotgun sequence genomic window, GTGCAGGGGCTGGCTTTATTGggcagagggtgctggggaCTGTGGTGATGGTGGCTGCCCCTGactgcacagctgagcctgctgACACTCTCCTCCATCGAGTCAGCCACGGAAATCAGTGACGatgccctgcccaggcagaaGGAGGTTCGGAAGCGCCATGGGGCTGCCCGcgcccctgctcccccaggcaCCCGCGGCCAGAGGGGCCCGAGCGGGGCTCGCCGGGTGTGCAGGGCCGGCACTGGGCACCGGGCTCACCCGGGGAGGGGCGGCTGCCATGGCCCTGCCGAAACGCTCCCGCCTGATAGGGACAGCAGCCCCGACTGCCCCCGGACCTGCGGCCGTGGCAGGGGGACCTCTCCGGGATTTTCTGGCTTGAAGCAGCCCCCAGAACTGATGCCGCGTGGCTCCGGTGCACCTGTTGATCGTCCCCCGTGAATTTCACAGCCAAAATCTGCCAGCGAGTTCAGGCCAGCGTTTTGCTGCTTCCCCGGTAGTTTCCGGCGGCTGCACTCCGCTCCAGCCCGTCTCacacaggggagaggggaggggcACGGGGAGCGCTTGGAAAAGCACCTCTAAGACAAAGAGGAAGGGGATGAGCAGGAGCTTAGCTGGCTTTGTTCTAATAGCAGTAATCACCTGAAGGGCGAGCATGAGCCCGCGGCGCTGGGTGCGCGCAGGCCTGCCCGGGGCGCTGGGCCCGGCTCTGCCCGCCGCGCTCCCGCTCCCTCCCGATGGCAGCTCGCACTCTGCTCCTGCTTGGAACAAGTGCACCCAGCGGGCTGTATTGTACAAAGGACCGTATTTACATAAACAGGGGAGAGGTTGGTCAGAAGGTGAATATGAGACGTCTTGAAAGGAAGTTGGTGGCTTAAACACCCCGAACTCACCGGGCCGCGGAGCCTGAAGGGAGGAGTGAAAGCAGAGCTGCGATTTTGaccttgttcttttcctctcctgacAGCGTTTGCAGACTCCGCCGCTGCCCACAGCGAGCCGGGCTTGTGCCGAGACGAGGAGGGGATCTCTGCAAGGTAAGCCGGGCTTTTTAAAGGCTTTCTCCTCGTTTAGCTTTCTAAAAGCGGTGTGGAGATGGAGGCGGAGGTGGTGATCACAGGGGCTTCCACCATCCCGCGCTTTCTGCTTCCTGCGGCCTTCTCTCGTTACGGGTCACCAAGGGCAACAATGGCGATTTCCCTGCTTAATTTCTGCCCTGTTTTCGTGACATAGCAAAAGGCAGCGAGTGCTCTGGGGTGGGCTCCCTCGCAGCCCTGCTCGCATGGATAAGGTTTATCGGTTGCATAATAAAATGTTTATCTATGAACAAGCGACGCTGAGAGCAAGGATCTTTCTACAAAGTGTTAATTAAACGAATAACGACGTGTTGTTGCGGCTTGAAGACGGAAATGAGGTTTAGCTTTGTTAAGGAGGTGCCTGGTAGAAATATTTACAGCATTCCTCGaacttcagttatttttctatttccccTGGGGGAAGAGGGCATTTCTGGCTGATGTTTCAGAGGTTCTGGACACCGTTTCTCTGGGTTTTGTGTACCGTGGGGTCCAGTGTGATCCCGTGTGACGGTGTCTGGGGGCGGGACGCTGTGACTGTGGCGATTGTGTGTCTGTTCCATGGCATCATATACCGCACACACCACCGGGAGTCTTGCAGGAAGCTGGAAAAAATCTGACTGTCCTGACACGGAGAAATGTGGAGGTGGTGATGGGGGGGTGAGTGGCTGGTGGGAGAACAGGCATTGAGGATGTTTCGTTTTACAAATGTGGGACAAAAGTGTAGTGCCGAGCAAAGGGCGAGCCGTGAGTTGGTTAGCAGGGGGAATTAGAGGAGATGTGTGTGTGGCAGCGTTTAATCTcttaaggagaaaaatatatCCCAGCTGCCTGTGGTAGGGAGAGTTCAGGGACAAACATGACATTGTGCAAGAGCTTGCCCTTGCTCCGAGTGTCCTCCACCTGCTGTCCCTGAGACTTGTCTGGAGgatgctggggagcagggatggggacctGTTATCCACAGGAAGTGCAAAATGTGGGGCAGAGGTGAGGATGTGGAGGTGGGGATAAATTTGTTTCTGATAAGGGCTGGACACTAAAGAGTGCCCTGCCAAGTTGTTTCCTTCTGTTCCCGAGCCCATTAATAGGCTCTGCTGCCTTGATTAGTTGgtgcctgtgcagagctgtaATGAGAGCTGGGCTCAACCCATCAGTTCTAGGTCAGTGGTTGTGtgctggggatttgggatcaggcaggaggagagaggggagacAAAGCTGGGTGCCTGCCTCCAGAAAGAAGCATGGAGCCTGCCTGAAGCTGGCCCTGCCTGCACCCATGGCGGGGGGAAAGGCTGCCTGCACCCCTTGGGGGCTGTGCTTGCTGTGTCTGCAAAGTGTCCCAAGGGCCACGCTGTGCCCTGTCACCCCAGACATGTTCCATGCCTGGTAGGAGGGTCATTGCCTGTTTGAGATGTGCTCTCCTGAGAGGATAACATTGCAGTGATTAAATCCATTAAGGAGCCAGAAGAAATAGGTGGGTTTTAAAACTGAAGGAGACGCTGCTGTGCTCCTGAAGGATATCTGCCTCTTGCAGATCTGCTTTCCTCCTCATCTGGCAGCAGAGTTCTCATTTAGCAATTATTTGTCATAATTTCTGGTGGTTAACCTCAGAACTTTCCCTAAATGCAGGCAGGTGAGGCTGAGTAGTGAAGAGCAGCATGGACCTGGATATGCTGAACATGTTTGTCATCGCTGGTGGCACCCTGGCTATCCCCATCCTGGCCTTCGTGGCCTCATTCCTCCTCTGGCCCTCGGCACTGATCCGCATCTACTACTGGTGAGTGTGTGAGCCCCTGCTCTCGGTGTGCTGGGGGGGAACCCAGACCCAGCAGGGCCCCCCCATGGCTCAGGGTGgtgtgcacagggctgggtgttCCTGAGCTCCTCCAGGGCCATGCCAGCTGTGTGCAGCTTTAAACAAGtctgggagaagaaaatggcattttcctATTGCATTTTTGCTGTGGAGGCCTGTGTCTGTCAGGCCTGTCTCTGTCCCAGAGGTTTGGCTGTGCCAAGGGGCACCTGGCCAGGCTGCCACTGCAGTGCCAGCTTGCAAAATCTCTCCAAACCTCTTTGGGTTGCTTTCCCCAAGGACAGGACTGAGACTGGGAAGAGCACTGCTGTTGCAGCATCTCCACCAGCCTGGCAGCTATGGAGTCTGGTGACCTCCCTCCACCCCATCaatgtggctgtgctgtgggtgtccctgggctcacatgctccatcccagctgacAGCCTGCTCACAGGCAGGGACTTGTCCCTCATTAGTACTTATGGATGaggcttttctcttcctctctttctcttctggaATGGAGCATCAGAGAAGATGGAGGGATGCTTTTCCTTATCCCCTTGAATCTTGTCCTTTCTGTTACCAGGAGGCAAGCACTAAATCCTCCAGTCCTCCTTTGTCCCTGGAAATCAGAGATAAGCCCACTGGCAGCTTTCCTCTCTGGGTTTGTTGCAAGGAAAAGCTGGAGTAACCCTCTTCAGAAGTCAGGGCAGAGTCTCATCCCCCAgcatggagcaggcagcagcagcagacagcacaggcagagcagggagggtgtCAGGCTGCCCTCACATGCTGCTGGTAGATGGTGGCTCCTACAGTGCAGCTCAAGGATGTTTCCAAATCCAAGTGACCTCCCGTGAGAGGAAGCTGTTTGTCCATCCCAGCACCCAGGTGCAGCAATGGGATGAAGCCTGTTTCTAAAGGCACTTTAATTAGGAGCCTTTTATTACAGCATCTGAGAGAGGAGGGAGCACGGGATGAAAGCCCCAGTGATGGGATCACCACCCTGCAAAGGAGAGCAGGCAGTGTCACAGCCTTCTGCTGCCCCATGGGTGTCTGGGTGGTACTGGGCTTGGCAGGCAAAGTAGTTTATTCCTTTGGATATGTGAGCAGCTGGTGGAAGCCAGGGAGGACCCTGATGGGCTGAGGTTCTGAGGAGGATCCCTGGAAAGCACTGCAGGGTGAGTGTGGTCAGGGTGAagccttcagcagccacaggcagggtGGCAGGACAGGCAAAGGAGgtgcagggtctgtgccaggagcttggaggagccaggctgggtggaAGGTAGAGAATGTCCTGCTGCCTTTGTTCTTTTGGGGCTGCAGATAAGGAGCTGAGTGAAAATGCACTCTGGGCAGGTTGGTCTGTGTTTGGCTGAGGGAGGGAGCATGTGAGCAGGGGTCAGAAGGACTGTCTTCTTTTGCAGGGTGTGGTCCCCCCATCTCTCTCTTCCAGCATTTCTGGCAGCATGGATTCTTGCAGGAGTAATTGCAATGCACTGTGTGTCATGGGCACCTCCTTTGTTAGGGACAGTGGACGAGAAGCGTGGGTTTGCCCTTACTCTTCCTTTTCTATTGGCTTCTTTCCAAGTTGGAGTTTTTTGGAGGGTGAAATTTTGTTTCCCcatcagcagaggcaggagaggtgCAGGAAGCACACCATGCTGCcctccccttccagccccatGCAGCTCCAGCTTTGCAGCGCTGTTCCTGGGGGGTGCCGGGGGAAGCTTCTCCCTTCTTCCCTAATTCCCTgccccctccttctcctcactGCCAGTCTGTGTCCTCAGCTGGCACAGTCAGGGGTCACTCTGGGCCCCCCTCACCCACAGCCtcactgctttccctgctgctaaTGCGccttcctgcctggcaggatatccagggctgccccactgaccccagccctggaaccgctctgcctctgctgccacaggggTTAATCAGTTTAGCTGCTGCCACTAAGTGAGTTAACACCTTGTGAGGGATCAGTTCAGCTTTGCACAGATTATTTTGCCTTCTGCTGAATTGATCCATTAGGATCAGTTGCTAAAAATGTTATCATCTTGCCCATTGGTAGTTCACACCAGTGCCTTTGAGGCAAGGACTCTTAAGACACTTATTAGGGAGAAATTCACCTCTCCTTGTAGgaccagcacagagctgagatgCTGCTTAAGTCCCACTAACTCCCTCGAAAAAGGGATTATGCTAAAAGAGGATTTCACTATGCATAAGCTTTGAGTGGGCAGAGAGGTAGGACAGTCCAGAAGCGTTGGTGACCTTGCTCCTGTGCCTTAAATAAACTCTGATACAGCATATAAAAGTACTTGCCAGTGTCTTGGCCACCAGGAGTAGCCCAGCAGTTGTCCTAGCAAGGGTTGTATCTGAGCACAGGGGGAAGGCAGACAAAGGGGCCCCGTTCCCTGCCGTGGGCTGCACGTACACATCATGTGTCCCAAGTGTCACTGATAATCTCTGCCCAGGTCCTTTGGCCAGCAGTTCTGCTGCATCCTCTGAGCAGGCTGCAAGCGTGCGCTGGCAGGACTGTCTGCCTCTGCTTTTAGAGGAACAGCCTTGGGGTTAGCCTGCTATCTTCTGGGGTGCTAAACCCAGTGTAAGGATGGTCCACTCCAGTCctttgtgtgtgtataaatacaTTTGCAAAGGCTATCTAGCTGGTCCATGGGAATTGGGTTTCTGTGGTGCTCCAGGGTGACATGGTTGTTTTGGCTGGGAACTGATGTGCTCGTCTGTGGGGTGATGTACTCCCATTGATGCAGGACTGTGTCCACATAACCCTGTGACAGATCCACCTTATCCACCTGGGAGAGCTGTCTCCCTTGGCCTGCCCATCCTGTACACTGCCTTGCCACGTGTGCTGCCCCCCTCTCTCGAGTCTCTGTCCTCATACCAGCCTTTGggcattttctcttttaccATTGTTATTTTTGCCTATTTCCATTGCTAAATGAGTTatttaaggtattttttttaagttcttaaCAGACAGAGTGTCTCCACAAACCATCTGCAGTGCAGCCAGCAACCAGTAGTACACCTGGGACTGGTGGGATTAATGCATCTGTCCAGGGACCAGATGCACAGAATTAATCCCAGTAGTCCCATTATGGCACCAGTGAGAGCCCAACCTAACTGGCCTTAATAAGCCAACAGATCTGTGGCTACCTTCAGACTTGTCACCTTCCTTCCATCATGGCTGGGCCCTGGTCTTGTCTTCCTCACTGGTGTTTTGTCCTTGTTTGCAGGTACTGGCGCCGAGCCCTGGGCATGCAGGTCAGATATGCCACCTACGATGATTATCAGTTCTGTTATTCCTATAGAGGAAGGCCTGGGTACCGGCCATCCATCCTGATGTTACATGGCTTCTCTGCCCACAAAGACATGTGGCTCTCCATAGTCAAGGTGGGATTCTGTTTCTATCATGTTGCTCCTTACTGAGAATTGATGGTCCTGGGCTTGGGGGCAGTGTGGGGGGCCCAGTGATTGCATGCATGGGATGGGGTGACTGCTGTAACATGCTAGGAACACGCTGCTTAGCTCCATGCCCATTGCTTGCTGCCTCCCTTTACCCTATAACGTGCAGGGCTGTAGGGGAAGAGCAGTACACACCTGCTGCCTCCATGGGAAGCAAGTCTTGGCCGTGCTCTCTCATCATGTCATCCTTACACAAGCTGACTTATCCTGGTGCACGAGCAACCAGGGCTGTCATGGGGAGAGTGGACGCCCCCCTGCACCCACCTGGGCTCCCCATTTGCCATCCCTGGGCTTTGCAGCAGTTTCCCTGCACTGTAACCACCCCTGGTTTGTTTCTTCAGTTCCTGCCAAAGAACCTGCACTTGGTATGTGTGGACATGCCTGGGCACGAGGGCACAACCCGCTCGGACTTGGATGATTACTCCATTAGTGGGCAAGCTAAGAGAATACACCAGGTAAAGCTCCAGCATCCCATCACTTCTGCAGAGAGACGTGGGGACGTGAGGGACGTGGGGACATGAGGGATGCTAAGGCCCCTGAGTCTGCCTTGTGTGGCCTcactctctcccttcccaggcagccagagccaccAGCCTCAAGCTTTAGAGTAGACTTTCTCTAATGACCTGACCCCATGCTGTCGTTTCCTCTCTCCTAACAATGCTtcttctgctccctgccagtTCGTGGAGTGCATCAAGCTGAACAGAAAGCCCTTTCATCTGGTTGGCACTTCCATGGGGGGAAATGTTGCTGGTGTCTATGCTGCTCAGTACCCAGAAGATATTTGCAGCCTGACCCTCATCTGTCCTGCAGGTGGGcaaggcaggggaggggagacagagagagggcaagcagcagccagtgcagaagctcagggcagtgctggatgCAGCATAGATGTGTAGTGCAAAgcatttagaaataatttgtatttaCACTCTGGAAATCTCTGGCAAGGAACAAGAGAAAATCACAGCTTTGTGCTGACTACTCTTCTCCAGGGGTTTGGTGTTTGCCCCACTGTGCTTTGGTCAGGACTAGGGCAAATGGGACAAGTTCTGCTCTggagaaaaatgccttttccctTGGGATGGCAGGCATTTTACATGGCATGTCTGCAGCCTTCAGGAGCAGGATTCAAGACTGCAGCAGGAATGGCCCCCCCATTCTGGCCTCCTGAAAGCCCTAGTGTGCTGAAGGCCTGGGGCTTTGGGAGCTGGAGAGCTCTGACCTCCCACCTTTGGGTGCCTGCAGTGGGAAGAGCACCTGAGGGCTGGGCACAGGTCAGCAGTGTGTCCCCTCtatcccctccatccccagcatcccctgGACAGGGGGCTCAGGGAAGCCTGGGCATGATATGCTGCAGGAGGCATAGCAGGCAGGGAGCTTCTCTGCCAGGGAGGCTTTGCTGCATCCCAGTTGTCAtagcagctcctctcccctcccacacAAGGAAAGCAGCTTCCAAATAAGCACTAAGgaatgaaacaaagcaaatgttACCTAGCTACCAGGCTCTGGGGGTGTTGGGTTCCCACTCCCCTCTGGGAGAAGTGTTGACTGCCTCTCTGGCTGTTTCTGGATGTGAAACCTCTGTGTGGGGGCTGCAGAAAGGTTTAGGATTAAATTTCTGgggaatttttcttcagtggtgCATGCAGATGGGGGTGCTGAAATTTTCtctccagccctgtgcagtgGCAGCCTGGGCACTAGTGTTTGCATGTGATGAGCACATAAAAATAAGCACTATAGCTTTGCTGAAGTAGTCATGCCTGTCTACACCTCGTGCCGTGCCAGCCTGTGGGGGTGCcaagccctggagcaggagggaggctgGGTACCTCTGGGTGCACACTGAAGTGGCTGTATGTACAGGGGAGGTGTTTTCTCCCCCTCtgtttataaatttttttcaaagagtGAGCAGGCATGAAGCCAGAGGCAGGGATGAGGGAGGTCAGCACAaggatgttttttgtttgggctGTTTGGGGGGGGAATCTCATCTGGATTTCACCCCTTCTCATTTCACCCAGGCCTGCCAAGTACCACTGACAGCAAGTTCATTAAGCAGCTGCGGGAGCTGCAGGAGTCCAAGCGCATTGACAGGATCCCTTTAATCCCCTCCACCCCTGAGGAGATGGCAGACATGCTGAAGCTTTGCTCCTACGTTCGCTTCAAGGTGCCACAGCAGGTGAGGAGCTGACCCTGGTTGTggaggctgggaaaggggagccTGGAGGTGGTGAGAAGATTTGCTTCTCCCTGAGCCTACATGGGGCAcctgaggcagtgctgggagtaGAGCTAGAGCTGCCAACCCTGCCATCACCCAGGTGAGACACAcccagccccactccctgcATTTTTCCAGCACTTTCACTTCAAACCCTCTTTTCCAAGCTCCCTCTGGCAGtccctgctggaattcctcCTCTTGTGAAGTTTttggcagcaggctgggatgtAGAAGGGTTTTTTAGTAAATATGGCTGGCAGGAAGCATTAAATAACTAAGGCAGCTGTTGTCTGATGTGGAGGGAGATTGTTCGCTGCTTTTTATGTAAAAGTAATGGGAATGTTAATTACGTCATTGTCAAGCGAGAGGAACTTGGTGAGGGGCTGGCTATTATACTAGTTTTCCTTAGGAAGTCTGGAGTGAGTAGATTggagagtaagaaaaaaaatgtaaggtAGTGCCAAGACCTTTTGTGTTTTTGTCAAAAGAGtgcaagaaggaagaaaagtgcAGTCATGGCTGAGGTGGCTGCTGGCCAGGGGCAGAAATTGGGTCTGCATCATAAAAGACAATATTGCTCATTGCTGAAATATATGTTGCTTAAGCGTGGTTTCAACACCCCCACATGCTTAGGAAGAAGCTCATGCTGGGGCCAGACTTGCTGGGGAGACTAGGGCTGCTCTTGAGTGCCCTTGGGCatgctcagccctgtgcagggctggtcccctccagcagctctcctctgtCTCCCTGCAGATCCTCCAGGGCCTTGTTGACGTTCGCATCCCACACAATGAATTTTACCGGAAACGTAAGTGCACGGTGGCAGCCTCCTCACTGGGCTTTCCAGCAGGATCCCCAGGGCCTGGgggccagctgctcccagcccccagGGCCCCAGTACACGGGTGTGCCCCAGCATCCCCATGCTGTCCTGCTGAGGGTGGGAGGGGCAATGTCATTAACAGATTTGGGGACACACCTCCGTCACTGGTAGCAATGCACTGCCACCCCCACTGGTGACGGGGCTGTTGCTTCACCCTCGCCCTTCCATCTGTACAACAAGTACCTGTGAGGAGATGTCTTGGCTCAgggcccctctgcagctgggcttGGTGGCGGGGCAAGGACAGCCCATCATCTCTGCATGGGTTTCCCAGTGAGGGGATACTAGCAGGACCACTTGGCCC contains:
- the ABHD6 gene encoding monoacylglycerol lipase ABHD6, with translation MDLDMLNMFVIAGGTLAIPILAFVASFLLWPSALIRIYYWYWRRALGMQVRYATYDDYQFCYSYRGRPGYRPSILMLHGFSAHKDMWLSIVKFLPKNLHLVCVDMPGHEGTTRSDLDDYSISGQAKRIHQFVECIKLNRKPFHLVGTSMGGNVAGVYAAQYPEDICSLTLICPAGLPSTTDSKFIKQLRELQESKRIDRIPLIPSTPEEMADMLKLCSYVRFKVPQQILQGLVDVRIPHNEFYRKLFLEIVDEKSRHSLHENMSKIKAPTQVIWGKQDQVLDVSGASVLAGAIPDCHVYILENCGHSVVVERPRKTANLILEFLALLHSIDNNKKQA